The following proteins are co-located in the Candidatus Abyssobacteria bacterium SURF_5 genome:
- a CDS encoding acyl-CoA dehydrogenase: MIDFELSENIQNMKNMVHMLAENMMRPVARQFDEEEHKEKPWDFINMMWEDSKRRSKARIESQKKPKEGKPERPAENSITFANIIEELSWGDCGLYLNMPGGLGVAAVEAVGTPEQKERFLKRFQEGAPKWGAMAITEANAGSDTAAITATATRDGDEWVLNGEKIFVTSGKSAVVDSEGFVVVWATIDKSAGRAGIKSFIVEHGTPGMTVTKLERKLGIRASDTCTIVFEDCRIPFDNILGSPEVQKKGSTSGFKGVMATFDATRPMVAASALGIGRAAIDFVREELANRGITIRYGISPYRMTSVERDIQQMEANLQAARLLTWRACWMMDQRLRNNLEASMAKAKAGLAVTLVTQKAVELMGPLGYSRDLLLEKWMRDAKINDLFEGTGQINMLIVARRILDYSRDQLK, encoded by the coding sequence ATGATAGACTTCGAGTTATCTGAAAATATACAAAACATGAAGAATATGGTCCACATGCTGGCCGAAAACATGATGCGGCCGGTGGCGCGTCAATTCGACGAGGAGGAGCACAAAGAAAAGCCGTGGGATTTCATCAACATGATGTGGGAGGATTCGAAGCGTCGGTCAAAGGCCCGGATCGAATCACAGAAGAAGCCGAAAGAGGGCAAGCCTGAGCGACCGGCGGAGAATTCAATCACGTTCGCCAACATTATTGAAGAGCTTTCCTGGGGCGACTGCGGTCTGTATCTGAACATGCCGGGCGGACTTGGCGTGGCTGCGGTTGAAGCAGTCGGCACTCCGGAACAGAAGGAACGCTTCCTGAAGCGCTTTCAGGAAGGTGCACCCAAATGGGGCGCCATGGCAATTACGGAAGCAAACGCCGGCTCCGATACCGCCGCGATCACGGCAACAGCCACCCGCGACGGCGACGAGTGGGTTCTCAACGGAGAGAAAATATTTGTCACCAGCGGCAAATCGGCCGTCGTGGATTCGGAAGGTTTCGTGGTGGTATGGGCGACGATCGATAAATCCGCCGGTCGTGCCGGCATCAAGAGTTTCATCGTCGAACACGGGACGCCGGGAATGACCGTCACCAAGCTCGAGAGAAAACTTGGCATTCGAGCTTCCGACACGTGCACGATCGTTTTCGAAGACTGCCGCATACCATTCGACAACATCTTGGGAAGTCCTGAGGTCCAGAAAAAAGGGAGCACCTCCGGGTTCAAAGGCGTAATGGCGACATTCGACGCGACCCGCCCGATGGTAGCGGCGAGCGCGCTGGGCATCGGGCGCGCGGCAATAGACTTTGTTCGGGAAGAGCTGGCGAACAGAGGAATCACGATCCGCTATGGTATTTCGCCCTATCGGATGACTTCCGTTGAGCGCGACATCCAGCAGATGGAGGCGAATCTACAGGCCGCGCGCTTGCTGACCTGGCGGGCCTGCTGGATGATGGATCAACGGCTGCGCAACAACCTCGAGGCCTCGATGGCCAAGGCAAAGGCCGGGCTGGCCGTAACTCTGGTTACTCAAAAAGCCGTCGAGTTGATGGGGCCTCTCGGGTATTCACGCGATCTGCTGTTGGAGAAATGGATGCGCGACGCCAAGATCAATGATCTATTCGAAGGAACCGGGCAAATCAACATGCTTATCGTCGCCCGGCGAATCCTCGACTACTCGAGGGATCAATTGAAGTAA
- a CDS encoding acyl-CoA dehydrogenase: MVSFELSDDQRMISETVKKFAMNEMRPIYRECDEGGKIPPEFISKAWELFLIPNSIPEEFGGVGEPRSIVTGAIIAEELAYGDLSLAAAALNPAAVVYPLIEFGTDDQKKKYLPLFCEEEFKPAGAALLEPRIDFDLPSMQTTATLEGGNYVLNGEKCLVPMAAEAEVLLVYAQTDKAAGAAGVQAFLVDKGTAGMEIGEREKNMGIKALDTRKVSFKDCRIPKENKLGGEKGCNAAKLLSYSNIALAAMATGVSKAAFEYARDYAKDRVAFGEPIASRQAIAFMLAEMAIEVDAMRLLTWEAAWRMDKGHDAEREAYLAKQYAAEKALMITDRAVQVLGGHGYIREHPVELWLRNGRGFATFEGLITV; this comes from the coding sequence ATGGTATCATTTGAACTGAGCGATGATCAACGCATGATCTCGGAGACCGTAAAGAAGTTCGCAATGAACGAGATGCGCCCGATTTACCGGGAATGCGACGAAGGAGGCAAGATACCCCCCGAGTTCATCAGCAAGGCGTGGGAGCTATTCCTGATCCCCAACAGCATCCCCGAGGAATTTGGTGGCGTCGGCGAGCCCAGATCGATTGTGACGGGGGCCATCATTGCAGAGGAACTTGCTTATGGCGACCTTTCGCTGGCCGCCGCCGCTTTGAATCCGGCCGCCGTTGTATATCCGCTGATCGAATTCGGAACCGACGACCAGAAGAAAAAGTATCTTCCGCTCTTCTGCGAGGAGGAGTTCAAGCCGGCGGGAGCGGCCCTGTTGGAGCCGCGAATTGATTTTGATCTGCCATCGATGCAGACAACCGCTACACTTGAGGGCGGCAATTATGTTCTGAACGGAGAAAAATGTCTTGTGCCGATGGCGGCTGAAGCGGAAGTTCTGTTGGTCTATGCGCAGACGGACAAAGCTGCCGGCGCCGCCGGAGTCCAGGCATTCCTGGTGGACAAGGGGACCGCTGGAATGGAGATCGGCGAGCGAGAGAAGAACATGGGGATCAAGGCGCTCGACACGCGAAAAGTCAGCTTCAAGGATTGTCGTATACCGAAAGAGAACAAATTGGGTGGTGAAAAAGGCTGCAACGCGGCCAAACTGCTGAGTTATTCAAACATTGCTTTGGCCGCTATGGCAACCGGCGTTTCCAAAGCGGCATTCGAATATGCTCGAGACTACGCAAAAGACCGAGTCGCTTTCGGCGAGCCGATAGCTTCTCGCCAGGCAATTGCCTTCATGCTCGCGGAAATGGCGATCGAGGTCGATGCGATGCGGCTGCTCACCTGGGAGGCTGCTTGGAGAATGGACAAGGGACATGATGCGGAGCGTGAGGCATATCTTGCGAAACAATATGCAGCCGAAAAAGCCCTCATGATAACCGACCGCGCCGTTCAGGTGCTTGGCGGGCATGGCTACATCAGGGAACATCCCGTGGAACTGTGGCTGCGCAACGGACGCGGCTTTGCGACGTTCGAAGGTCTTATAACCGTCTGA
- a CDS encoding MerR family transcriptional regulator, protein MNCEMRLWFSVDSALFYLTTRAALYKIIYQAKLDSLFSRPLSHIRAESGCVFMEKVSQIKRMKIQELAKQAGVSKSTIHYYMEKQLLPSPVKLNRTSALYDESYIERIRLIRRLQKKAFLPLGRIKRLLDTVQDMEMLENVLHISSHYAGWLADASRGRPLCEADIAAEFGFFPETLERLEQLGVLHPEVKRGNRIYHPEDVEILRILLRMSELGFTPARGWPLEALCIYVEAAGHLAEREVEQLFQRMMDGLHPRDTQDLFGGMGEDLFLGLFLWMRRKAIRKAFAVRLKKIHPPEGARIKAGE, encoded by the coding sequence ATGAATTGCGAAATGCGGCTCTGGTTTTCTGTTGATTCGGCGCTTTTTTACTTGACAACGCGGGCGGCCCTTTATAAAATCATCTATCAAGCGAAGCTTGATAGTTTGTTCTCCCGCCCGTTAAGTCACATCCGAGCCGAAAGTGGCTGTGTTTTTATGGAAAAAGTTTCGCAAATAAAACGAATGAAAATTCAGGAGCTTGCGAAACAAGCCGGCGTAAGCAAATCCACTATCCATTATTATATGGAGAAACAGCTCCTGCCTTCCCCCGTCAAGCTTAATCGAACCTCAGCCCTGTACGACGAAAGCTACATTGAAAGAATCAGATTAATTCGCAGGCTTCAAAAGAAGGCGTTTTTGCCGCTCGGCCGCATTAAGCGATTGCTTGATACGGTGCAAGACATGGAGATGTTAGAGAATGTGCTCCACATCAGTTCTCATTATGCGGGATGGCTGGCCGACGCCTCCCGTGGCCGCCCACTTTGTGAGGCTGACATAGCGGCCGAATTCGGATTTTTTCCGGAGACACTGGAGCGGCTGGAGCAATTGGGGGTACTTCACCCCGAGGTAAAGAGGGGGAATAGGATCTATCATCCCGAAGATGTGGAGATCTTGAGGATACTGCTGAGGATGAGCGAACTGGGATTCACTCCGGCTCGAGGATGGCCGCTGGAGGCGCTTTGCATATATGTCGAGGCGGCCGGTCATCTCGCCGAAAGAGAAGTGGAGCAACTGTTTCAAAGGATGATGGATGGGCTGCATCCTCGAGATACACAGGATCTGTTTGGAGGGATGGGAGAAGATCTTTTCCTCGGGCTTTTTCTGTGGATGCGGCGAAAAGCGATCCGAAAGGCTTTCGCAGTTCGTTTGAAAAAGATACATCCTCCAGAGGGCGCCAGGATTAAAGCCGGCGAATGA